Proteins found in one Paenibacillus dendritiformis genomic segment:
- a CDS encoding 5' nucleotidase, NT5C type: MERIAIDMDEVMADTAGTHREWYNRDFGDMVTAAELQGRTLAQVRPERKREIDSYFGREDFFRQLKVMEHSQEVIRELSRHYEIFITTAAMEVPASFRAKYEWLQEHFDFLSDMNFVFCGDKSIIRADYMIDDNVNQLRRFQGQGILFSAPHNAGEQGFVRVDSWLEAGAWFMAKLRGPDEAAAAGGLRCSVNA; this comes from the coding sequence ATGGAGCGCATTGCAATCGATATGGATGAGGTGATGGCCGATACGGCCGGCACGCACCGGGAATGGTACAACCGGGATTTTGGCGACATGGTTACGGCCGCCGAACTGCAGGGCAGGACCTTGGCGCAGGTCAGGCCCGAGCGGAAGCGGGAGATTGACAGCTACTTCGGGCGCGAGGACTTCTTCCGGCAGTTGAAGGTGATGGAACATAGCCAGGAGGTTATCCGCGAGCTTAGCCGCCATTATGAGATTTTCATCACGACGGCGGCAATGGAGGTTCCGGCCTCGTTCCGCGCCAAGTACGAGTGGCTGCAGGAGCATTTTGACTTTTTGTCCGACATGAACTTCGTCTTCTGCGGAGACAAGAGTATCATTCGCGCCGATTATATGATCGACGACAATGTGAACCAACTGCGGCGCTTCCAGGGCCAGGGCATTCTCTTCTCGGCTCCGCATAATGCGGGGGAGCAGGGGTTCGTGCGGGTCGATTCCTGGCTGGAAGCCGGGGCGTGGTTCATGGCCAAGCTGCGGGGCCCAGATGAAGCGGCTGCAGCGGGAGGCTTGCGATGCAGCGTGAACGCATGA
- the rocF gene encoding arginase, translated as MDRNLISLLRVPYGKGGARPGAEQGPDALLEAGLVRHLSQLGLQTIDEGAVLPPSAQDSTQASGTKLKHLEEIAALNSELADRVAEAAASGRFPLILGGDHSIAIGTIAGLTRHYRNLGVIWFDAHGDLNTEDTSPSGNIHGMSLAVNLDQGHPLLTRIRRQSSRIDPAKVVIIGARSLDEGERAYIRQAGITCFTMHDIDRKGMPYVMEQALRILGDGTDGVHLSFDIDSLDPAEAPGTGTPIPGGVSYREAHLALEMMYESGLITSAEFVEVSPPLDSQKRTVRLAIGLIGSLLGEQIL; from the coding sequence ATGGACCGTAATCTGATTTCATTGCTGCGCGTTCCCTACGGCAAGGGAGGCGCACGGCCGGGAGCGGAGCAAGGACCGGATGCACTGCTGGAGGCCGGACTCGTCCGGCATTTGTCGCAGTTGGGCTTGCAGACGATAGACGAAGGGGCCGTCCTGCCCCCCAGCGCGCAAGACAGCACTCAAGCGTCCGGTACGAAGCTGAAGCATCTGGAGGAAATCGCCGCTCTCAACAGCGAGCTGGCCGACCGCGTCGCGGAAGCGGCCGCCAGCGGGCGGTTTCCGCTCATTCTCGGCGGCGATCACAGCATTGCCATCGGCACGATTGCCGGGTTGACAAGACATTACCGCAATCTCGGCGTCATCTGGTTCGACGCCCACGGCGATCTGAATACCGAGGACACGAGCCCGAGCGGCAATATTCACGGCATGTCGCTGGCCGTCAATCTTGATCAGGGGCATCCGCTGCTCACCCGGATCAGGCGGCAATCGTCCCGCATCGATCCCGCGAAAGTGGTCATTATCGGGGCGAGATCGCTGGATGAAGGCGAGCGGGCGTACATCCGCCAAGCCGGCATTACGTGCTTCACGATGCATGATATCGACCGCAAGGGTATGCCTTATGTGATGGAGCAAGCCTTGCGCATCCTCGGCGACGGAACCGACGGCGTCCATCTCAGCTTCGACATCGACAGCCTCGATCCCGCCGAAGCTCCCGGCACCGGGACGCCCATTCCGGGCGGGGTCAGCTATCGCGAAGCGCATCTGGCGCTCGAAATGATGTATGAATCCGGCCTGATCACATCCGCCGAATTCGTGGAAGTCAGTCCGCCGCTGGACAGCCAGAAGCGCACGGTCCGCTTGGCCATCGGCCTCATCGGCTCGCTGCTGGGCGAACAGATTTTATAA
- a CDS encoding DeoR/GlpR family DNA-binding transcription regulator has protein sequence MSLLAEERKGYIIEQLDAVGKVRVVSLAERLHVSNETIRRDLAVLEEEGRLRRVYGGAVKVQYEEGEPPYQQRQVLNHEAKQAIGRRAAELIQDGNTVYMDTGTTIHELARALKGKKRVTVITNSLAVASLLRESLTQGLFSGRVIILGGEISPEQQSVSGHLCQEMLRNFYVDKAFISVGGMSVMTGISDYDMNDSVISRLVTASAKEVILLADYSKIGIQAFCHIAPLEQIDVIVCDQEHPASWAQELEIKAITWIVADGRMETGSRT, from the coding sequence ATGTCGCTTTTGGCGGAAGAACGCAAAGGTTATATTATCGAGCAGCTCGATGCGGTCGGGAAGGTGCGCGTCGTCTCGCTCGCCGAACGGCTGCATGTCTCGAACGAGACGATCCGGCGCGATCTGGCGGTGCTGGAGGAGGAAGGACGGCTGCGGCGCGTATACGGCGGAGCGGTCAAGGTGCAGTATGAGGAGGGCGAGCCTCCATACCAGCAGCGCCAAGTCCTCAACCATGAAGCGAAGCAGGCGATTGGCCGCCGCGCCGCCGAACTGATTCAGGACGGGAATACCGTCTATATGGATACGGGCACGACGATTCACGAGCTGGCCCGTGCCTTGAAGGGCAAAAAGCGGGTGACGGTCATCACCAATTCATTGGCGGTGGCCAGCTTGCTTCGCGAGTCGCTGACGCAGGGCTTGTTCAGCGGCAGGGTCATCATTCTCGGCGGGGAGATCTCGCCTGAGCAGCAGTCGGTCAGCGGGCATCTATGCCAGGAGATGCTGCGCAATTTCTATGTGGACAAAGCATTCATCTCCGTGGGCGGGATGTCGGTGATGACCGGAATCAGCGATTATGACATGAATGATTCCGTCATCTCCCGGTTGGTGACCGCGAGCGCGAAGGAGGTCATCTTGCTGGCCGACTACAGCAAGATCGGCATTCAGGCCTTCTGCCATATCGCGCCGCTGGAGCAAATCGATGTCATCGTCTGCGATCAGGAGCATCCGGCGTCATGGGCGCAGGAGCTGGAGATCAAAGCCATCACCTGGATCGTCGCGGATGGCCGCATGGAGACGGGGAGCCGGACATGA
- a CDS encoding LamG-like jellyroll fold domain-containing protein: MQRERMMPLAERYQPLSVLAHWRFDPGQVVSGSIEAGALVLADLSGSGNLLESVAVRQGPDAAGQEPEAEASLPLSWADGCGDKGGLVFRNDNTPFGCYFRTAADAPINRERFEQGYTIEAIVHLPRPFREEKHSWMGVLTRQGRGADIGRQGENELLATLSVSNCMEYQWVSHSWSRDMPATSWSRYLKEEEWHHIVIVNDGDRTLLYVNGICDFNSPARNMIGIAAIEGKGWNVGASEWGGRLDKLFTGTIREIRIAGEPLERADWLVEIEPKRVLEGANDPFPLLERAENYQFAFVPDAQKLVYLNPEMFEAQTEWLAKHQARDRIAMTALLGDVVDHSEAEEEWDRASRAVAILDDADVPYMMTAGNHDYDAAGTYLRHFGPERFLPKHYVRGCSPSGYSSYGIIEAGSYHYGWLMADMKHLRQDMAWCKEMLELHRTLPTVLVSHDILYAERNEAGRRTARDSENGTLIWNELVWPCPQVFMTVNGHFDGTAHRIRHNAKGQDVIQLLINYQDSYRGGNGWLRLAEFDERGNRITFRTFSPWVDRLAGLTGAEKLAYPDYRLLTGSYDYFTIPLSFEERFALRE; the protein is encoded by the coding sequence ATGCAGCGTGAACGCATGATGCCGTTAGCGGAACGATATCAGCCCTTGTCCGTGCTGGCGCATTGGCGATTCGATCCTGGACAGGTCGTGTCCGGCTCCATTGAAGCGGGTGCGCTTGTGCTCGCTGACTTGAGCGGCAGCGGGAACCTCCTGGAGTCCGTTGCGGTTAGGCAGGGGCCGGATGCCGCAGGGCAGGAGCCGGAGGCGGAGGCAAGCCTGCCGCTGTCATGGGCAGACGGCTGCGGGGATAAAGGCGGTCTCGTCTTCCGGAACGATAACACCCCCTTCGGTTGTTATTTCCGGACGGCGGCGGACGCGCCCATTAACCGGGAACGCTTCGAACAGGGCTATACGATCGAAGCCATCGTGCATCTTCCCCGTCCGTTCCGGGAAGAGAAGCACAGTTGGATGGGGGTGCTCACCCGGCAGGGGCGCGGAGCGGATATCGGCAGACAAGGGGAGAATGAACTGCTCGCCACCTTATCCGTCTCGAACTGCATGGAATATCAATGGGTCAGCCATTCCTGGAGCCGGGATATGCCGGCGACAAGCTGGTCGCGTTATTTGAAGGAAGAGGAGTGGCATCATATCGTCATCGTCAACGATGGGGATCGGACGCTGCTGTACGTGAACGGCATATGCGACTTCAACAGTCCGGCGCGGAACATGATCGGCATCGCCGCCATCGAGGGCAAGGGCTGGAATGTCGGCGCATCCGAATGGGGAGGACGTCTCGACAAGCTGTTCACCGGAACGATTCGGGAGATTCGCATAGCGGGCGAGCCTCTGGAGCGGGCAGATTGGTTAGTGGAGATCGAACCGAAGCGGGTGCTGGAAGGCGCCAATGACCCCTTCCCTCTGTTGGAACGGGCAGAGAACTATCAGTTTGCTTTTGTCCCGGATGCGCAGAAGCTGGTCTATCTGAATCCCGAGATGTTCGAGGCGCAGACGGAATGGCTGGCGAAGCACCAGGCCCGGGACCGCATCGCCATGACCGCTCTGCTGGGGGATGTCGTCGACCATAGCGAAGCGGAGGAGGAATGGGACCGGGCGTCGCGGGCGGTCGCCATTCTGGATGACGCGGATGTTCCGTACATGATGACCGCGGGCAATCATGATTATGATGCGGCCGGGACCTATCTCCGGCATTTCGGGCCGGAGCGCTTCCTTCCCAAGCATTATGTCCGGGGCTGCTCCCCTTCCGGGTACAGCTCGTACGGCATCATCGAAGCGGGGAGCTACCATTACGGCTGGCTGATGGCGGATATGAAGCATCTGCGGCAGGATATGGCTTGGTGCAAGGAGATGCTGGAGCTTCATCGGACGCTGCCGACCGTTCTCGTCTCGCATGATATCCTGTATGCGGAACGGAATGAAGCCGGGCGGCGGACGGCCCGCGATTCGGAGAACGGTACGCTTATCTGGAATGAACTGGTCTGGCCTTGTCCCCAAGTCTTTATGACGGTGAACGGGCATTTTGACGGCACGGCGCATCGGATTCGGCATAATGCGAAGGGGCAGGACGTTATCCAACTCCTTATCAACTATCAGGACAGTTACCGCGGCGGCAACGGCTGGCTGAGGCTGGCGGAATTCGATGAGCGGGGGAACCGCATCACGTTCCGCACCTTTTCCCCATGGGTAGATCGCTTGGCTGGCCTGACCGGAGCCGAGAAGCTGGCTTATCCGGATTACCGATTGTTGACGGGATCGTATGATTACTTCACCATTCCGCTGTCATTCGAAGAGCGTTTCGCGCTGCGGGAGTAG
- a CDS encoding extracellular solute-binding protein: protein MTVNRMQLWSKLTALTLVFSILLTACGGGSDTKSGQEAGTDANNAAADKPSTWIADRKIKGLIFMGSDVTEAMNPEIAKKLKEMTGIELELQAVGHDGSQKALAAGLAAGDLPDFIGYYLNHSGRPEMEMINKAAREEMFHDLTPFLQNTKIYKKYTEEGYLPLDTQYGVVFRPEFNGAAYTMHLNIPREGGYEVRKYVPGPYIRKDIADALGVDPRTITTSEQLYELAKKIKDGHFKDKNGKEVYPIGPTVWGGIDRDVLYNDLVWTGFNGEGFNRDKDGKILHESQTEYGKKRVEFVQKLLREKLMHPEYYSMEENRAKEGVLNDSFAIIGDMHNYVIENKDNRYIPLGPLNSVNGTYQMNLTYKGGYGAWSIPKTTENPEDIVKLADFLASREGKLLWKYGREGRDYELDAKGNPVPKQEVLDLLDKDPVKAKELGFAGVGNDWGWYLGGTDLNDLADFGEASYGEAAKPDMNKGPLEIADDWHYDEKKKQANIKDGYAALAFIGEFNKGTQLTMALDKYKESLIRAYYAKNMTEAQAILDSAAALLKTAGLEDYIKLLEEKDKDPKTKLLF, encoded by the coding sequence ATGACAGTGAATCGAATGCAGCTCTGGTCCAAATTGACGGCATTGACGCTTGTATTTTCCATCCTGTTGACCGCATGCGGCGGAGGAAGCGATACGAAATCTGGCCAGGAGGCGGGAACGGATGCGAATAACGCTGCCGCGGATAAGCCTTCGACCTGGATTGCCGATCGCAAAATCAAAGGCCTGATTTTCATGGGCAGCGACGTCACCGAAGCCATGAATCCGGAGATTGCGAAGAAGCTGAAGGAAATGACCGGAATTGAGCTGGAGCTGCAGGCCGTCGGGCATGACGGATCGCAGAAGGCGCTCGCGGCGGGTCTGGCGGCAGGGGATCTGCCGGACTTCATCGGCTATTACCTCAACCATAGCGGACGGCCGGAGATGGAGATGATCAACAAGGCGGCGCGCGAAGAAATGTTTCACGATCTTACCCCGTTTTTGCAAAATACAAAGATCTATAAAAAGTATACGGAAGAAGGGTATTTGCCGCTCGATACGCAGTATGGCGTGGTGTTCCGGCCGGAATTCAACGGCGCCGCCTATACGATGCATTTGAACATTCCGCGCGAGGGCGGTTATGAGGTGCGCAAATATGTGCCGGGCCCTTACATCCGCAAAGATATTGCCGATGCCCTTGGCGTGGATCCGCGCACGATTACGACCTCGGAGCAGCTCTATGAGCTGGCCAAGAAGATTAAGGACGGTCACTTCAAGGACAAGAACGGCAAAGAAGTATACCCAATCGGTCCGACGGTATGGGGAGGCATCGATCGCGATGTGTTGTATAACGACCTGGTATGGACCGGCTTCAACGGCGAAGGGTTCAATCGGGATAAGGACGGCAAGATTCTGCATGAAAGCCAGACCGAATATGGCAAGAAGCGCGTCGAATTCGTCCAGAAGCTCCTCCGCGAGAAGCTGATGCATCCCGAATATTATTCAATGGAAGAAAATCGCGCCAAAGAAGGCGTGCTCAACGATTCGTTCGCCATTATCGGGGATATGCACAATTATGTCATCGAGAACAAGGACAACCGCTATATTCCGCTTGGACCGTTGAACTCGGTCAATGGCACATATCAGATGAACTTGACCTATAAGGGCGGTTACGGTGCCTGGTCGATTCCGAAGACGACGGAAAATCCGGAGGATATCGTGAAGCTGGCTGACTTCCTGGCGAGCCGCGAAGGCAAGCTGTTGTGGAAGTACGGCCGGGAAGGACGCGACTACGAGCTCGACGCGAAGGGCAACCCGGTGCCGAAGCAGGAGGTGCTCGATCTGCTGGACAAGGATCCGGTCAAGGCGAAGGAGCTTGGCTTCGCTGGCGTAGGCAATGACTGGGGCTGGTATCTCGGCGGCACGGATTTGAACGACCTGGCCGACTTCGGCGAGGCGAGCTATGGCGAAGCCGCCAAGCCGGACATGAATAAGGGCCCGCTGGAGATTGCGGACGATTGGCACTATGACGAGAAGAAGAAGCAGGCGAATATTAAGGACGGCTATGCGGCGTTGGCGTTCATCGGTGAGTTCAACAAAGGCACGCAGCTGACGATGGCGCTCGATAAATACAAAGAGAGCTTGATTCGTGCCTACTACGCGAAAAACATGACCGAAGCGCAGGCGATTCTGGACAGCGCGGCAGCGCTGCTCAAGACGGCGGGGCTGGAAGATTACATCAAGCTGCTGGAAGAGAAGGACAAGGATCCGAAGACGAAGCTGCTGTTCTAA
- a CDS encoding ornithine--oxo-acid transaminase, with amino-acid sequence MRIIDQTEQYGARNYHPLPIVIAKAEGVWVEDPEGRRYMDMLSAYSALNHGHRHPAIIQALKDQADKVTLTSRAFHNDQLGPFYERLSNLTRKAMILPMNTGAEAVETAIKAARRWGYERKGIPDNQAEIIVCDGNFHGRTVTITSFSSEEEYKSGFGPFTPGFKLIPYGDIGALERAITPHTAAFLVEPIQGEAGIIVPEPGFLKAARALCSRHNVLFVADEIQTGLGRTGKMFACDWEEVVPDMYILGKALGGGVIPVSAVAADAEVLGTFTPGSHGSTFGGNPLGCAVANAALETLVRERLAERARELGDYFMDGLAKLQSPRIKELRGRGLLIGLELTEPARPYCEQLQKVGLLAKETHDHTIRFAPPLVITKEELDWALERIREVLPA; translated from the coding sequence ATGCGAATTATCGACCAGACGGAGCAATACGGCGCACGGAACTATCATCCGCTGCCAATTGTCATTGCGAAGGCAGAGGGAGTATGGGTCGAGGATCCGGAGGGGCGCCGCTATATGGATATGCTGAGCGCCTATTCCGCCCTGAACCATGGACACCGTCATCCGGCCATTATCCAGGCGCTCAAGGACCAGGCCGATAAAGTGACGCTCACCTCAAGAGCGTTCCATAATGATCAGCTCGGCCCCTTCTACGAGCGCCTCTCCAACCTGACGCGTAAAGCGATGATCCTGCCGATGAATACGGGCGCCGAGGCGGTAGAGACGGCCATCAAGGCTGCGCGCCGCTGGGGCTACGAGCGCAAGGGCATCCCGGACAACCAGGCCGAGATCATCGTCTGCGACGGCAACTTCCACGGCCGGACGGTCACGATCACATCCTTCTCGTCGGAAGAGGAGTACAAGTCAGGCTTCGGCCCGTTCACGCCCGGGTTCAAGCTCATCCCGTACGGCGATATCGGCGCGCTCGAGCGGGCCATCACCCCGCATACGGCCGCCTTCCTGGTAGAGCCGATTCAAGGCGAAGCCGGCATCATCGTGCCGGAGCCGGGCTTCCTGAAGGCGGCACGCGCGTTGTGCAGCCGGCACAATGTCCTGTTCGTCGCCGACGAGATCCAGACCGGGCTCGGCCGCACCGGCAAAATGTTCGCCTGCGACTGGGAAGAGGTCGTGCCGGATATGTACATCCTCGGCAAGGCGCTCGGCGGCGGCGTCATTCCGGTATCCGCCGTCGCGGCCGATGCCGAGGTGCTCGGCACGTTCACGCCCGGGTCGCACGGCTCCACCTTCGGCGGCAATCCGCTCGGCTGCGCCGTCGCCAACGCCGCCCTGGAGACGCTCGTCCGCGAGCGGCTGGCCGAACGGGCGCGGGAGCTTGGCGATTACTTCATGGACGGACTCGCCAAGCTCCAATCGCCGCGCATCAAGGAATTGCGCGGCCGCGGGCTGCTGATCGGGCTCGAGCTGACGGAGCCCGCCCGCCCTTACTGCGAGCAGCTCCAGAAGGTCGGCCTGCTCGCCAAGGAAACCCACGACCATACGATCCGCTTCGCCCCGCCGCTCGTCATTACGAAGGAAGAGCTGGATTGGGCGCTGGAGCGGATTCGGGAAGTGCTGCCGGCGTAA
- a CDS encoding glycerophosphodiester phosphodiesterase, which yields MREKRLLVTAHTGCGEAPANTWASLIEAAATGADVAEVDIRVTCKDEPVLLHDHSLLLELYDARELNRMPARARLGPPHREHGLVLLADVLEEAKRRGLMLNLDIKNAESVNPTLRLVKELKAERLVFVTGCTEGIEVDTEGISLLLNVPESADAAPNATGAVPGAVNATGAASGAANAAAEEAFIRSFCERAKRQGYRGVNVPYERCSPGFVACAHALGLIVSVYTVDDADAMRSLMEMKVDSMTTKRPEQLLRLRKVDEWHEA from the coding sequence ATGAGAGAAAAACGACTGCTCGTCACCGCCCATACCGGCTGCGGCGAAGCGCCAGCCAATACGTGGGCGTCCTTGATCGAAGCGGCGGCCACGGGAGCGGATGTCGCCGAGGTGGATATCCGCGTCACCTGCAAGGACGAGCCCGTGCTGCTCCATGATCATTCGCTCCTGCTTGAGTTGTACGACGCGAGAGAGCTGAACCGGATGCCGGCCAGAGCGAGACTCGGGCCGCCGCACCGCGAGCACGGGCTGGTGCTGCTGGCCGATGTGCTCGAAGAGGCGAAGCGCCGCGGCCTGATGCTGAACCTCGATATCAAAAATGCGGAGAGCGTCAATCCGACCTTGCGGCTCGTTAAGGAGCTCAAAGCCGAACGGCTCGTTTTCGTTACGGGTTGTACGGAAGGGATCGAGGTCGATACGGAGGGGATATCGCTGCTGCTGAATGTGCCGGAGAGCGCCGATGCGGCTCCGAATGCGACTGGTGCGGTGCCTGGGGCTGTGAATGCGACTGGCGCTGCATCTGGTGCTGCGAATGCGGCTGCCGAAGAGGCATTCATCCGTTCCTTCTGCGAGCGGGCCAAGCGGCAAGGCTACCGGGGCGTCAATGTGCCCTATGAACGATGCAGTCCCGGCTTCGTCGCCTGCGCGCATGCGCTCGGGCTTATCGTCTCGGTCTACACGGTCGATGACGCCGATGCGATGCGGAGCTTGATGGAGATGAAGGTGGACAGCATGACGACGAAGCGGCCGGAACAGCTGCTCCGGCTCAGGAAGGTGGATGAATGGCATGAAGCGTAA
- the map gene encoding type I methionyl aminopeptidase, whose amino-acid sequence MIIIKTKEQIAKMHEAGKILAACHKEIAKMIRPGITTMEIDRFVERFLKEHNATPEQKGYMGYPYATCASVNDVICHGFPSETELKDGDIVTIDMVVNLNGWLADSAWSYPVGNISDEAAHLLKTTEESLYKGIEQAVIGNRLGDIAHAIQTLAEAEGFSVVREFVGHGIGQDMHEEPQVLHYGPAGKGMRLKEGMVITIEPMLNTGVWQSKRDPDGWTARTKDGGLSAQYEHTLAITADGPLILTMQD is encoded by the coding sequence ATGATTATTATCAAGACCAAAGAACAAATTGCCAAAATGCACGAAGCGGGCAAAATTTTGGCGGCCTGTCACAAAGAGATTGCGAAAATGATCCGCCCGGGCATCACGACGATGGAAATCGATCGCTTTGTGGAGCGGTTTCTGAAGGAGCATAACGCAACACCGGAGCAAAAAGGCTATATGGGCTATCCTTATGCGACATGCGCTTCCGTCAACGATGTCATCTGCCACGGCTTTCCGAGCGAGACCGAGCTGAAGGACGGGGATATCGTCACGATCGATATGGTCGTGAATCTGAACGGCTGGCTGGCCGATTCCGCCTGGTCCTATCCGGTGGGCAACATCTCGGACGAAGCCGCACATCTGCTGAAGACGACGGAAGAGTCGCTGTACAAGGGCATCGAGCAAGCGGTCATCGGCAACCGCCTCGGCGATATCGCCCATGCGATTCAGACATTGGCCGAGGCCGAAGGCTTCTCGGTCGTGCGTGAATTCGTCGGCCATGGGATCGGGCAGGATATGCACGAGGAGCCGCAGGTGCTTCATTACGGGCCTGCCGGCAAAGGCATGCGCCTGAAGGAAGGCATGGTCATCACGATCGAGCCGATGCTGAATACTGGGGTCTGGCAGAGCAAGCGCGATCCGGACGGCTGGACGGCGAGAACGAAGGATGGCGGCTTATCCGCGCAGTATGAGCATACGCTCGCGATTACGGCCGACGGCCCGCTTATTTTGACGATGCAGGACTAA
- a CDS encoding ABC transporter permease has protein sequence MTQEASAVKAAGWGRRHRAGTGERSRLWKRVGRHYQLYLLLLPCITFFIIFSYIPMAGLVLAFKEYQFNKGIFGSPWIGFTYFEMFFQDPQSLQLIRNTLIISAMKVFLAMPFPIVLALMFNEVKNSRLRNLFQGIAYLPHFFSWVIVIGMLQRILAPDTGLVNQLISWFGGDGSTFFLMEEKAFYPTMFWSYIWKDVGWSSIIYFAAIVGISPSLYEAAKMDGANKWHQIWHITLPGIRPTIIVLFILSLGNILSAGFDQIYLLKTPGNMNVSEILDTYIIYMGLESGQFGFGTAIGMMQGVVGLILVLTVNRVAKKWFQSSLW, from the coding sequence ATGACACAGGAAGCGTCCGCGGTGAAGGCGGCGGGATGGGGCCGGCGGCATCGGGCCGGAACCGGCGAACGGTCGCGGTTATGGAAGCGGGTGGGCCGTCATTACCAGCTGTATTTGCTGCTGCTGCCCTGCATCACGTTCTTCATTATTTTTTCCTATATTCCAATGGCCGGGCTGGTGCTCGCGTTCAAGGAGTATCAATTCAACAAAGGAATCTTCGGCAGTCCCTGGATTGGTTTCACTTATTTCGAAATGTTCTTTCAGGATCCGCAGAGTCTCCAGTTAATCCGGAATACGCTCATTATTAGCGCGATGAAGGTGTTCCTGGCGATGCCGTTCCCGATTGTGCTCGCGCTGATGTTCAATGAAGTGAAGAACTCGAGGCTGCGCAATTTGTTTCAAGGAATCGCGTACTTGCCCCACTTCTTCTCCTGGGTCATCGTTATCGGCATGCTTCAGCGCATTCTCGCGCCGGATACCGGGCTCGTCAATCAGTTGATTTCCTGGTTCGGCGGCGATGGCAGCACCTTTTTCCTGATGGAGGAAAAGGCCTTTTACCCAACGATGTTCTGGAGCTATATATGGAAGGATGTCGGCTGGAGCTCGATTATCTATTTTGCCGCCATCGTAGGCATCAGCCCTTCCCTGTATGAAGCGGCCAAGATGGACGGGGCGAACAAGTGGCACCAGATCTGGCATATTACGCTGCCGGGCATCCGGCCGACGATTATCGTGCTGTTCATCTTATCGTTAGGCAATATTTTGTCCGCCGGGTTCGACCAAATCTACCTGCTCAAGACGCCGGGCAATATGAATGTCTCGGAAATATTGGACACGTACATCATCTACATGGGGCTCGAGAGCGGCCAATTCGGCTTCGGCACCGCCATCGGCATGATGCAGGGCGTCGTCGGCTTGATTCTCGTCCTGACCGTGAACCGGGTAGCCAAGAAATGGTTCCAATCTTCGTTGTGGTAG